The nucleotide sequence TTCGGGCCGGGCCAGGGGACTATGATTCTACTTTTACCTAGTCCGGACCCAGGATCATGTCTCAGTCCCTTGTTTCCATTACGCCCGACATCGTGTGCGGCAACGACCGGCCTTTCGTGCTGTTCGGCGGCATCAACGTGCTGGAGTCGCGCGAGCTGGCCTTGCGTTCCTGCGAGCACTACCAGAAGGTGACGCGCAAGCTCGGCATTCCGTATGTTTTCAAGGCGTCGTTCGACAAGGCCAACCGATCCTCCATCCATTCCTATCGCGGCCCGGGACTGGAAGAGGGCTTGAAGATTTTCGAGGCCGTCAAGGCCGAATTCGGCGTGCCGGTGCTGACAGACGTACACGAGCCCTGGCAGGCGGACCCCGTTGCGCAGGTCGTCGACATCCTGCAATTACCGGCCTTCCTGGCGCGGCAGACCGACCTGGTGGTCGCGCTGGCGAAGACCGGCCGCGTGATCAACGTGAAGAAGCCCCAGTTCATGAGCCCCTCCCAGGTCCAGAACGTGGTCGAAAAACTGGTCGAGGCCGGCAACGAACAAGTCATCCTGTGCGACCGCGGCACCAGCTTCGGCTACGACAACCTGGTGGTCGACATGCTGGGATTCGGCGTCATGAAAAAGGTCAGCGGGAACCGCCCGGTGATCTTCGACGTCACGCACGCCTTGCAGCAGCGCGCGGCGGGCGCCGCGGCATCGGGCGGACGGCGCGAGCAGGTCGTGGAACTGGCGCGCGCCGGCATCGGGACCGGGCTGGCCGGCCTGTTCCTGGAGGCCCATCCGGACCCCGACAACGCCAAATGCGACGGTCCCAGCGCCTTGCCGCTGGATAAGCTGGAGCCCTTCCTAACCCAGATCAAGCGCCTGGATGACCTGGTGAAGTCCTTCGAGTCGCTGGGTATACGCTGATTGCGCGCTTCGGGCTACGGTCAGGTGGCCGCACGACCCGCACCGCCAAAGGCAGCGTCATGAGCTTTGGTTCGTGCGTTTCACACCTTATGCGTGTGACTT is from Bordetella bronchialis and encodes:
- the kdsA gene encoding 3-deoxy-8-phosphooctulonate synthase, encoding MSQSLVSITPDIVCGNDRPFVLFGGINVLESRELALRSCEHYQKVTRKLGIPYVFKASFDKANRSSIHSYRGPGLEEGLKIFEAVKAEFGVPVLTDVHEPWQADPVAQVVDILQLPAFLARQTDLVVALAKTGRVINVKKPQFMSPSQVQNVVEKLVEAGNEQVILCDRGTSFGYDNLVVDMLGFGVMKKVSGNRPVIFDVTHALQQRAAGAAASGGRREQVVELARAGIGTGLAGLFLEAHPDPDNAKCDGPSALPLDKLEPFLTQIKRLDDLVKSFESLGIR